The following proteins are co-located in the Corynebacterium aquilae DSM 44791 genome:
- a CDS encoding ornithine cyclodeaminase family protein codes for MTEKLITYTAEQVAETLTPKLCRETLEAALKSDFDPADDPARTGTNVGTGELLTMPSALGDWAGCKLATVAPNNPDKGLPLINALYCIFDRETLRPYAVLDGSVLTAVRTPAMSAVAVDYLSAKDAKRCVIFGTGLQAEHHAYAMAEVRDLEDIAIIGRSEDSSTKLAEKLAEKGLPARAGSREDIPEADIIVCCTSAKEPLFKGDLVRDGACVVAMGSHTPDARELPGCLIGRSLVAVEAKHTALAEAGDVIIPIDDGKCHKDDLVTMKQVVTGAVSRATDRPNVFKGTGMSWQDIAAAAAVVEKLR; via the coding sequence ATGACCGAAAAGCTGATCACATACACCGCAGAACAAGTCGCAGAAACCCTGACCCCGAAGCTGTGTCGCGAAACCCTCGAGGCTGCACTTAAGAGTGACTTTGACCCCGCTGATGATCCCGCACGCACCGGCACGAACGTTGGCACCGGCGAACTGCTGACCATGCCCAGCGCACTGGGGGATTGGGCTGGCTGCAAGCTAGCCACCGTCGCCCCCAACAATCCGGACAAGGGCTTGCCGCTTATCAACGCGTTGTACTGCATTTTCGACCGGGAGACCCTGCGCCCCTATGCGGTGCTCGACGGCAGTGTGCTCACCGCGGTGCGCACCCCCGCCATGTCCGCTGTCGCCGTCGACTACCTGTCGGCCAAAGATGCCAAGCGCTGCGTCATCTTCGGTACCGGACTGCAGGCAGAGCACCACGCTTATGCCATGGCTGAGGTACGCGATCTCGAAGACATTGCCATCATTGGCCGTAGTGAGGACAGCTCCACCAAGCTCGCCGAGAAGCTTGCAGAAAAAGGCCTGCCGGCTCGTGCGGGCAGCCGAGAAGACATCCCAGAGGCCGACATCATCGTCTGCTGCACCAGCGCCAAAGAGCCCCTGTTCAAGGGCGATCTGGTGCGTGATGGCGCTTGCGTTGTCGCGATGGGATCGCACACGCCCGATGCCCGAGAACTACCGGGCTGCTTGATCGGCCGCAGCCTAGTCGCCGTGGAAGCCAAGCACACCGCGTTGGCCGAAGCGGGCGACGTGATCATCCCGATCGATGATGGCAAGTGCCACAAAGACGATTTGGTTACCATGAAGCAGGTCGTCACAGGTGCGGTTTCCCGCGCCACCGATCGTCCCAACGTGTTTAAGGGCACCGGTATGAGCTGGCAGGACATTGCGGCTGCTGCAGCCGTTGTGGAAAAGCTGCGCTAG
- a CDS encoding zinc ribbon domain-containing protein YjdM, with translation MSTPIPHCPECDSEYTYELDALIICSECAHEFTQSDDSAAGEAQILDAVGNPLSDGDTVTITKTMKVKGAQQPLKAGMKVRNIRLNPDGGDHNIDCKIDGFGQMQLKSSIVKKS, from the coding sequence ATGAGCACCCCCATTCCGCACTGCCCCGAATGCGACAGTGAATACACCTACGAACTCGACGCGCTGATCATCTGTTCCGAATGCGCCCACGAGTTCACCCAAAGCGATGACTCCGCAGCCGGCGAAGCGCAGATCCTGGACGCCGTCGGCAACCCCCTCAGCGACGGGGATACCGTTACCATCACCAAAACCATGAAGGTCAAAGGCGCACAACAGCCGCTGAAGGCCGGAATGAAGGTGCGCAATATCCGGCTTAACCCCGATGGCGGCGACCACAACATCGATTGCAAAATCGATGGATTCGGCCAAATGCAGCTCAAATCCTCCATCGTGAAAAAGAGCTAA
- a CDS encoding SPFH domain-containing protein, with the protein MTNSYDDSTIPPEVAEVSSEPVGHQGTNVTISEYPAKTGGPIPAFLTLVLAFGMLVGSVLLAIIGFTLPKFFLVIVAGLVFVLSLFVFGMVEINSPGHTRVLQLFGKYYGTNRRTGLSIVPPFTSSTKVSVRVRNFETNEIKVNDAGGNPVQIAAIIVWQVSDTAKATFAVEDNEEFIHAQAESALRHVATSHHYAPTGNSTTSLSGSTDLVSREIADEVAERVAVAGLEIVEARISSLSYAPEIAQAMLQRQQANAIVDARETIVEGAVSMVETALAQLEEREIVDLDPERRAAMVSNLLVVLCSENNTTPVVNAGNMYP; encoded by the coding sequence ATGACTAATTCCTACGATGATTCCACCATCCCCCCGGAGGTCGCTGAGGTCTCCAGCGAGCCCGTCGGACACCAGGGCACCAATGTCACCATTTCCGAGTACCCCGCAAAAACTGGTGGCCCCATCCCAGCCTTCCTGACGCTGGTACTCGCCTTTGGCATGCTCGTCGGCTCTGTGCTGCTGGCAATCATTGGATTCACACTCCCCAAATTCTTCCTGGTCATTGTGGCTGGACTCGTGTTCGTCCTCAGCCTGTTCGTCTTCGGCATGGTCGAGATCAACAGCCCCGGACACACCCGCGTGCTGCAGCTGTTCGGCAAGTACTACGGCACCAACCGCCGCACCGGCCTGTCGATCGTTCCCCCTTTCACCAGCTCCACCAAGGTTTCGGTACGTGTCCGCAACTTCGAGACCAATGAGATCAAAGTCAACGATGCTGGCGGTAACCCCGTTCAGATTGCCGCCATCATCGTGTGGCAGGTCTCCGACACTGCCAAGGCCACCTTCGCAGTCGAAGACAACGAGGAGTTCATCCACGCCCAGGCTGAGTCCGCACTGCGCCACGTGGCCACCAGCCACCACTACGCGCCGACTGGGAACTCAACCACTTCCCTTTCTGGTTCCACCGACTTGGTGAGCCGCGAGATTGCCGACGAGGTCGCCGAGCGCGTGGCGGTCGCAGGCCTGGAAATCGTCGAAGCCCGCATCAGCTCCCTGTCCTACGCCCCGGAAATTGCCCAGGCAATGCTGCAGCGCCAGCAAGCAAACGCCATCGTCGACGCCCGCGAGACGATCGTCGAAGGCGCAGTGTCCATGGTGGAAACCGCGCTGGCTCAGCTCGAGGAGCGCGAAATCGTTGACCTTGACCCCGAGCGCCGCGCCGCGATGGTGTCCAACTTGCTCGTCGTCTTGTGCAGCGAGAACAACACCACCCCTGTCGTGAACGCAGGCAACATGTACCCATGA